GTAGTGAGAACAAGAGATGGGAACTGGGGGAAGCCGTTTAACTTGGGAGATAAAATCAATACATCTAGAGATGAAATGTTTCCTTTTATCCATTCAACAGGTTTGTTGTTCTTTGCTTCTGATGGTCATATCGGTCTGGGTGGAAGAGATATCTTTTTCTGTTATTTTGAAAAGGATGTTCCAGGTGAGATAGTAAATATGTCGAGTCCGATTAATGGACCTAAGGATGATTTTGCAATTATCATGGACGAAGATCTGAAGAAAGGTTATTTATCCTCAAATCGGAAAAGAGGAAAGGGGAGTGACGACATCTATCGGATAGAAGTTTTGAAAGATATATTTGGTAAAACAATTAATGGAACCGTTCTAGATAAAGATGGGAATCCTATTGAAAGAGCATATATTTCGATCTTTGATGGTGCGAATGAGATTGATAATTCGTTGACAGATGCGAACGGAAAGTTCTATTTTTTCCCAGATCGTGCTTATAAAGAAGTAATCATCAAAGGCTCTAAATCAAAATTCTTTGGTAAGGAATTAACTCTAAGTACAGTGGTTAAGAAGAGTACAATTAAGGCAGAGTTGGTTTTAATACCAGATCGCTAGTCCATCACGTTGATTGGTTAGAGCATCAGCCCTCGTCATCATTCTTTCCCCTCTTATTCATCTTTCTAATTAACCAATTGTCGAATAGTTTTAATAAAGTATTTACCAGAACAATTAATGTAACACAGATCACAGTTTCTATGTACAGTCCTGCGGCCGCCATACAACCGACAGCACAACTACACCAAATTGTTGCTGCTGTGGTAAGCCCATAGATGTTAATGCCCTCTTTAAATATAATTCCAGCACCTAAAAACCCAATTCCAGTTACAACTTGTCCAATTATTCTAGTCACATCTCCACCTTCTTCTGTGAGATTAATAGAGAGCATCACAAACATTGCTGAACCAATTGCGACTAAAGTATTGGTCCTAAGTCCAGCTGATTTGTGATTCCATCGCCTTTCAAAACCAATTACCAATCCTGATCCTGTAGCGATTAAAAGACGTAGTGCAAACTCTTGAATTTCCATATCCTAATTTTATTTGTGGCGAATATAGTTATAAGGAAGACGTGTAACCTGTCATCTATTTCGGACTTCTACAGTAGTTATTAAATGTAATTACATTCTCATATTTGAATAGTATAATTATACAAAGTTTGGAAGTTAATTAATTACATTGTGTAATTACAAATAACGGAAGTACGGATGAAATTCGAAGACGAAATAAAACAAAAAACTCCTTTTAAATCAGAGCAACATAAAGCTTATGTTAATTTGATGTACACCGGAAACCTGTTGATCGATCGAAGTATTCAAGTTTTGAAACCGTTTAATATTAATGAACAACATTATAATATTCTTAGGATTTTAAAAGGAAGATATCCGGAGGCTGCTTGTCCGGGTGAGATAAAGGAAGTTTTATTAAATAAGAGGGGAGACCTTACTCGTTTATTGGATAAGCTAGATAAAATGGGAGTGATTACCAGAGGAACTAATCAGGAGAATAGACGAATGATAAACATTCAATTAAATAAACAGGGAATAAAATTGGTGGATAAAATTGGTGCAAAAATGGAGAGTTTAAGAACCCATGAAAAAACGATTACAGTTAAAGAGGCCAAGCAGCTAAGTGGAATTTTAGATAAAATAAGAGGCTAGCGGTTTTTTTTAAACCAGTATTTGTAATTACAAATGATGTCGCAACGATAAATAGAAATAAAAAAAGCCATGAGTAAAACATTAGCAATAGTAGGTAGCAATAGCGCTGAATCAATTAATAGAAGTTTAACGGAAGCAGTGTTGAATAATTTAGGAACCGAAAATGAGATCTTGGATTTGCTAACCGTGGAGGTTCCGTTTTATTCTGCACAGTTAGAAGCTTTGGGTGGAATACCAAAAGAGGTAACAAGTATATTGGAGCAAATAGATGCACATGATGCGATCGTATTTTCTACACCAGAGCACAATGGTTACTTGCCAGCAATCTTTAAAAACTTATTG
This is a stretch of genomic DNA from Flavobacteriales bacterium. It encodes these proteins:
- a CDS encoding carboxypeptidase regulatory-like domain-containing protein; this translates as VVRTRDGNWGKPFNLGDKINTSRDEMFPFIHSTGLLFFASDGHIGLGGRDIFFCYFEKDVPGEIVNMSSPINGPKDDFAIIMDEDLKKGYLSSNRKRGKGSDDIYRIEVLKDIFGKTINGTVLDKDGNPIERAYISIFDGANEIDNSLTDANGKFYFFPDRAYKEVIIKGSKSKFFGKELTLSTVVKKSTIKAELVLIPDR
- a CDS encoding MgtC/SapB family protein, with amino-acid sequence MEIQEFALRLLIATGSGLVIGFERRWNHKSAGLRTNTLVAIGSAMFVMLSINLTEEGGDVTRIIGQVVTGIGFLGAGIIFKEGINIYGLTTAATIWCSCAVGCMAAAGLYIETVICVTLIVLVNTLLKLFDNWLIRKMNKRGKNDDEG
- a CDS encoding MarR family transcriptional regulator, which translates into the protein MKFEDEIKQKTPFKSEQHKAYVNLMYTGNLLIDRSIQVLKPFNINEQHYNILRILKGRYPEAACPGEIKEVLLNKRGDLTRLLDKLDKMGVITRGTNQENRRMINIQLNKQGIKLVDKIGAKMESLRTHEKTITVKEAKQLSGILDKIRG
- a CDS encoding NAD(P)H-dependent oxidoreductase, whose protein sequence is MSKTLAIVGSNSAESINRSLTEAVLNNLGTENEILDLLTVEVPFYSAQLEALGGIPKEVTSILEQIDAHDAIVFSTPEHNGYLPAIFKNLLDWFSRADGKFLKGKPVLLLSTSPGGRAGAGALKALEGLMGYFDGDIKSTYSLPSFHQNFNKETKKIENKEERAKMESAVNAFQEAIK